A DNA window from Chitinibacter fontanus contains the following coding sequences:
- a CDS encoding Mth938-like domain-containing protein, producing MKLHQSKVEHLNQITAYDQESVDVNQQHYVGSLIVLPDAVHPWRPAQFADLQAQDFELLLEYQPELILLGTGSAIQFPHPRLYAALSAKLIGVDVMGTGALCRTFNVLVAEDRRVLALVLHS from the coding sequence ATGAAGCTGCATCAGTCAAAAGTTGAGCATTTGAACCAAATTACCGCTTACGATCAGGAGTCGGTTGACGTCAATCAGCAGCACTACGTTGGCAGTTTGATTGTATTGCCAGATGCGGTGCATCCTTGGCGACCAGCTCAATTTGCGGATTTACAGGCGCAAGATTTTGAGCTGTTGCTTGAGTATCAGCCCGAACTGATTTTGCTGGGAACTGGAAGTGCCATTCAGTTTCCGCACCCCCGGCTTTATGCTGCCTTGTCCGCCAAACTGATCGGGGTGGATGTGATGGGCACAGGTGCTTTGTGCCGTACTTTTAATGTATTGGTGGCAGAGGATAGACGTGTTCTCGCATTGGTATTACATAGCTGA